The Natronosporangium hydrolyticum nucleotide sequence GCCACGCCGTGATGGTCGACCACCTCGCCGAGGGCACCCCGGCGCTCAACCGCACCGGCACCGTCTTCGACCCGGACCTCGACTTCCTGGACACGTTCCACTCCTCCCGGATCGACGACGGCAACGCCTTCAACAACCCGGCGGTGATCGACGACCCGGCGCTCGACGCGGCCCTCGAAGCCGGCCGCGCCTCCTTCGACCCGGCCGAGCGGGCCGCCGCCTACGCCGAGGTGCAGCAGCTGGTCGCCGCCAACGGCGGCTACCACCACCTGGTACGCCCGGAACACGTCTTCGTGGTCTCCGACCGGGTGGCTGGCGTGGACGCAGCGATCGGCGAAGGACACCTGCACGGGTTCTCCCGCGGCCTGCTCTGGAATCTCCACGAGTGGCGAGTGACCGGCTGACCCGGTGACCACCCCCCGACGCAACCGCAGCGCGCTGGCCCTGGTGGGCCAGCGCCTGCTGGCGTTACCGATCATCCTGCTGGCGGTGGCGGCGTTCACCTTCGCGCTCGCCCAGCTCTCCCCGCGGGACCCGGTGCAGTCCTACGCCACCGTGCAGAGCCCGCTCAGCGACCAGACCGCCGCCGAGATCGAGGCCGCCTGGGGTCTCGACCAGCCGGTACACCTGCAGTTCTGGCACTGGTTGAGCAATCTGGCGCGGGGCGACTTCGGCAACTCCCGGCTGTTAGCTGGCCAACCGGTGCTCAGCGAGATCGGCGCCCGGCTGCTGCCCTCGGCGATCCTGATCGGAGTGGCGCTGCTGCTGGTGCTGATCGGCGGGCTGGTGCTGGGGGTGACCGCCGCCGCGTTCCGGGACCGCTGGCCGGATCGGATCGTCCGCACCCTCTGCTACGTCAACCTGGCCGCCCCGTCGTTCTGGCTGGGGCTACTGGGCATCTGGCTCTTCTCGGTCACCCTCGGCTGGCTGCCGCCCGGCGGCATGACCGACCCGCGGGCACTGGATCCGCCCCTGGTGGACCTTCGCCACCTGGTGCTGCCGGCGCTCACCCTCGCCGCGGCCCAGCACGCCTGGTTCACCCTCTACGTACGCAACACGCTGCTGGAGGTACGCCGGGCCGACTACGTACAGTTCGCTGAGGCGAGCGGAGTCCGCCGTACCGTGGTGCTGTTCCGGCACGCG carries:
- a CDS encoding ABC transporter permease; its protein translation is MTTPRRNRSALALVGQRLLALPIILLAVAAFTFALAQLSPRDPVQSYATVQSPLSDQTAAEIEAAWGLDQPVHLQFWHWLSNLARGDFGNSRLLAGQPVLSEIGARLLPSAILIGVALLLVLIGGLVLGVTAAAFRDRWPDRIVRTLCYVNLAAPSFWLGLLGIWLFSVTLGWLPPGGMTDPRALDPPLVDLRHLVLPALTLAAAQHAWFTLYVRNTLLEVRRADYVQFAEASGVRRTVVLFRHALPNALLPFLTLTGAHLAELIGGAVLAETIFGWPGVGQLTVQAALAVDLPLLLAITLFGTVLVVLGNLTADLLYRVADPRVREPAP